One genomic segment of Luteibaculum oceani includes these proteins:
- the proS gene encoding proline--tRNA ligase — protein MGQKIATRSKDYSQWYNDIVINADLAEHSDVRGCMVIKPYGFGIWEAMKDALDKMFKETGHVNAYFPLFIPKSYLSKEANHVEGFAKECAVVTHYRLKNDPDGKGVIVDPDAKLEEELIVRPTSETIIWNTYKKWIRSYRNLPILVNQWANVVRWEMRTRLFLRTAEFLWQEGHTAHATKEEAIEETERMLDVYATFAEEFMAMPVIKGIKSESERFAGALETYCIEALMQDGKALQAGTSHFLGQNFAKAFDVKYATKEGGQEYVWATSWGVSTRLMGALIMMHSDDNGLIVPPKLAPQQVVMVPIYKSEEQLNGVAEVADKLKEEFKAKGISFSFDDDDTKKPGWKFAEYELKGVPVRIAMGPRDLENGTVEIARRDTGEKNLVPLAEVANHVEYLLEEIQKNLYTKAKERLDNSITEVNSWDEFKEQIEKGGFISAHWDGTAETEQKIKEATKATIRCIPLEKKLEDGNCVLTGAPSKFRVLFARAY, from the coding sequence ATGGGCCAAAAAATAGCTACAAGATCTAAAGATTATTCTCAGTGGTACAATGATATTGTAATTAACGCAGACCTTGCCGAACACAGTGATGTACGAGGTTGCATGGTTATAAAACCATACGGATTTGGAATATGGGAAGCCATGAAGGATGCACTAGATAAAATGTTTAAGGAAACAGGACACGTTAATGCATACTTCCCACTGTTTATTCCTAAATCCTACCTAAGCAAAGAGGCCAACCACGTTGAGGGCTTTGCCAAAGAATGTGCTGTTGTTACCCATTACCGTCTAAAAAACGATCCAGATGGAAAGGGTGTAATTGTTGATCCAGATGCAAAATTGGAGGAAGAGCTTATCGTAAGGCCTACTTCTGAAACTATAATTTGGAACACCTATAAGAAATGGATCCGCTCTTACCGTAATCTTCCCATCCTGGTTAATCAATGGGCGAATGTGGTACGCTGGGAAATGAGAACCCGCTTATTTTTGAGAACTGCGGAATTCTTATGGCAAGAAGGACACACTGCACACGCAACTAAAGAAGAAGCCATTGAGGAGACTGAGCGCATGTTGGATGTGTACGCCACCTTTGCGGAGGAATTTATGGCCATGCCTGTAATTAAAGGAATCAAGTCTGAGTCGGAGCGCTTCGCAGGTGCCTTGGAAACATATTGTATAGAAGCTCTTATGCAGGATGGAAAAGCGTTACAAGCCGGCACCTCACATTTCTTAGGGCAAAACTTCGCAAAAGCATTTGATGTAAAATACGCTACCAAAGAAGGTGGCCAGGAATATGTTTGGGCTACGAGCTGGGGTGTATCTACCAGATTAATGGGGGCATTAATAATGATGCACTCAGATGATAATGGTTTAATCGTACCTCCAAAACTAGCTCCTCAGCAGGTAGTAATGGTGCCTATATATAAATCGGAAGAGCAACTTAATGGTGTAGCCGAGGTTGCTGATAAACTCAAAGAAGAGTTTAAGGCGAAAGGCATTTCATTTAGTTTCGATGACGATGATACTAAAAAGCCAGGTTGGAAATTTGCTGAGTACGAGTTAAAAGGAGTTCCTGTGCGTATTGCTATGGGGCCTAGAGACCTTGAAAATGGCACTGTGGAAATTGCAAGAAGAGATACAGGAGAGAAAAACCTTGTTCCATTGGCAGAAGTTGCCAACCACGTTGAGTACTTGTTAGAGGAAATCCAAAAGAATCTCTACACAAAAGCAAAAGAAAGATTAGACAACTCCATAACCGAGGTTAATAGTTGGGATGAGTTTAAAGAGCAAATTGAAAAGGGTGGATTTATATCTGCGCATTGGGATGGAACTGCAGAAACCGAGCAGAAGATCAAAGAAGCTACCAAAGCGACGATAAGATGCATCCCATTAGAAAAAAAATTAGAGGACGGAAACTGTGTATTGACGGGGGCTCCAAGCAAGTTTAGAGTACTTTTTGCAAGGGCCTACTAA
- the rpsT gene encoding 30S ribosomal protein S20, whose product MANHKSALKRIRSSEKKRLENKYYHKTARNAVRALRALTDKAEAEKQLPLVSSMLDKLAKKNIIHDNKASNLKSKLTLHVNSL is encoded by the coding sequence ATGGCAAATCACAAGTCTGCATTAAAAAGAATCCGTTCTTCTGAGAAGAAAAGATTAGAGAACAAGTACTACCACAAGACTGCTAGAAACGCAGTTCGTGCTTTACGTGCTTTGACAGACAAAGCTGAAGCTGAAAAGCAATTGCCACTAGTTAGTTCTATGTTGGATAAGTTGGCTAAGAAAAACATTATCCACGACAACAAAGCATCTAACTTGAAGTCGAAACTTACTCTACACGTAAACTCACTTTAA
- the radC gene encoding RadC family protein, with product MTTTTSIKAWATDDKPREKLLQQGSKSLSNAEILAILLGSGTRSKSALDLAREILNACDNNVDRLASLSTKDFLKFKGIGTAKAVTIAACIELSRRRTFPAKKSKDRIASSKMAFDLLCPSYLDLPHEEFHVLLLNRANSVIEQFKISSGGISGTVVDVRLILKPAIQVLASGVIISHNHPSGNLKPSSNDMALTEKVKKALKLVDITLLDHLIISNDQYLSFADENLL from the coding sequence ATGACTACCACCACTTCTATTAAAGCGTGGGCTACAGACGACAAACCACGTGAAAAGCTATTACAACAGGGTTCTAAATCCCTTTCCAACGCAGAAATTCTTGCCATCCTACTTGGTTCGGGAACCCGGAGTAAAAGCGCTCTAGATTTAGCACGAGAAATTCTTAACGCCTGCGACAATAATGTCGATCGCCTAGCCTCCCTTAGCACAAAGGATTTCCTTAAATTTAAAGGCATCGGAACCGCAAAAGCCGTAACCATAGCTGCATGTATTGAGCTAAGCAGAAGAAGGACCTTTCCTGCCAAAAAAAGCAAAGATCGCATTGCCTCTAGCAAAATGGCCTTTGATCTACTTTGTCCCAGCTATTTAGATTTACCCCATGAGGAATTTCATGTATTACTCCTCAATAGGGCTAATAGCGTGATAGAACAATTTAAAATAAGTAGTGGCGGTATTTCGGGCACCGTGGTAGATGTAAGACTCATCTTAAAGCCAGCCATACAGGTTCTGGCTAGCGGTGTTATTATAAGTCATAACCATCCATCAGGCAATCTAAAACCAAGTTCCAACGACATGGCTTTGACCGAAAAAGTAAAAAAGGCCCTGAAATTGGTAGATATTACCCTTTTGGATCACCTCATTATTTCCAATGACCAATATTTGAGTTTTGCAGATGAAAATCTATTGTAG
- the upp gene encoding uracil phosphoribosyltransferase, producing the protein MVEILGEKHSILNQYLYELRSSTIQKDRLRFRENLKRVGSLMAYEISKTTDYKKVEVETPLGITEVQVPENWPIITTILRAGLPLHEGLLSVFDKADSGFISAYRNPSKNDDGFEVEVEYLSCPDLEGKELILCDTMLATGTSITKVYRALRELGTPSKIHVVAVIASKEGLEFAQEHFPAKTNFWLGAVDEEMTANSFIVPGLGDAGDLAFGYKD; encoded by the coding sequence ATGGTAGAAATTCTTGGAGAAAAGCACAGCATCCTTAATCAGTACCTATACGAATTACGCAGTTCCACAATTCAAAAGGACAGACTTAGATTCCGCGAAAACCTAAAGAGAGTAGGAAGCTTAATGGCTTATGAAATTTCTAAAACTACCGACTACAAAAAGGTGGAAGTTGAGACCCCTTTAGGGATTACCGAGGTTCAAGTTCCAGAAAACTGGCCGATTATTACTACAATTTTAAGAGCAGGCCTACCATTACACGAAGGACTATTAAGTGTTTTTGATAAAGCAGACTCAGGATTTATCTCTGCCTATAGAAACCCTTCTAAAAATGATGATGGTTTTGAGGTTGAAGTGGAATACCTTAGCTGCCCAGATCTAGAAGGAAAAGAACTTATACTCTGCGATACGATGCTTGCTACTGGGACATCAATTACCAAAGTTTATCGCGCTTTAAGAGAATTGGGAACTCCTTCTAAAATACACGTAGTAGCGGTAATTGCTAGTAAGGAGGGATTAGAGTTTGCTCAAGAACATTTTCCCGCAAAAACCAATTTTTGGCTGGGCGCCGTTGATGAAGAAATGACTGCAAATTCGTTTATTGTACCCGGTTTAGGTGATGCAGGAGACTTGGCCTTTGGCTACAAGGATTAA
- a CDS encoding YjjG family noncanonical pyrimidine nucleotidase produces the protein MDLKRHLFFDLDRTLWDFDSNSKETLASIVVEFKLEEHFGISFDPFYKYYEKINRSYWAKYAAGEIERESLRVDRFYNTLRSFGLENENLAKQISTYYLGECPKKKNLIPNALSVLDSLAKDFPLHIITNGFTATQKIKLKESGLQDYFQNMVTSDMANAQKPSSKIFEMAWNLAGSPDKENCFYIGDDWNADVRGAKQFGFTPIWFSTEYRKTRVKQVSDLNDIIPLVRE, from the coding sequence TTGGACTTAAAAAGGCACCTATTTTTTGATCTCGATCGTACGCTTTGGGATTTTGACAGCAATAGCAAAGAAACCCTTGCCAGTATTGTTGTTGAATTTAAATTGGAAGAACATTTTGGGATTTCGTTTGATCCATTTTATAAATACTACGAAAAAATTAATCGTAGTTATTGGGCAAAATATGCCGCGGGTGAAATAGAAAGGGAATCACTGCGAGTAGATAGATTTTATAATACCTTGAGATCTTTTGGCTTGGAAAACGAAAATCTCGCTAAGCAAATAAGCACCTATTACCTGGGTGAATGTCCCAAGAAAAAAAATCTTATTCCCAATGCTTTATCAGTTCTTGACTCGTTAGCAAAGGATTTTCCACTTCACATAATTACCAATGGCTTTACGGCTACCCAAAAAATAAAGCTTAAAGAAAGTGGTTTACAAGACTATTTTCAGAACATGGTGACTAGCGATATGGCTAATGCCCAAAAGCCTTCGAGTAAAATATTTGAAATGGCATGGAACCTTGCGGGCTCCCCAGATAAGGAAAACTGTTTCTATATCGGAGACGACTGGAATGCCGACGTTAGGGGAGCAAAACAATTTGGTTTTACTCCAATTTGGTTTTCTACCGAATACCGAAAAACCAGGGTAAAACAGGTGTCCGACCTTAATGATATTATCCCTCTAGTCAGAGAATAA
- a CDS encoding phosphatidylserine decarboxylase family protein, which yields MKLHKEGTKILVITTILTILLSAGFYFGLASISIWLFAILELALIIFVVLIFRFFRVPKRSCPNEEGVIYAPADGKVVVIEDVEENEHLKEKRTQVSIFMSPLNVHVNYYPIAGEVSYTKYHPGKFLVAWHPKSSTENERSTVGFKTKSGVEIIMRQIAGAVARRIITYSNVGEYFSGGDQFGFIKFGSRIDIFLPTDAEILVNLEDKTVGSETPIARLK from the coding sequence ATGAAACTACATAAAGAAGGAACTAAGATCCTTGTAATTACTACCATCCTTACGATTTTATTATCGGCAGGATTTTATTTTGGCTTGGCTTCGATAAGTATTTGGCTTTTTGCCATTCTTGAATTGGCCCTAATAATTTTTGTGGTATTAATTTTTAGATTTTTCAGGGTTCCCAAGCGCTCGTGCCCAAATGAAGAAGGGGTAATATATGCTCCAGCTGACGGTAAGGTTGTAGTTATTGAGGACGTTGAAGAAAATGAGCACCTAAAGGAAAAAAGAACCCAGGTTTCAATCTTTATGTCTCCGCTAAACGTGCATGTAAATTATTACCCAATTGCAGGAGAAGTATCGTACACCAAGTATCATCCGGGTAAATTTTTGGTGGCATGGCATCCTAAGTCATCAACAGAAAACGAGAGAAGTACTGTAGGGTTTAAGACTAAATCTGGGGTAGAAATTATTATGCGCCAGATAGCTGGTGCAGTGGCTAGAAGAATTATTACTTATTCTAATGTTGGTGAATATTTTTCTGGTGGTGACCAGTTCGGTTTTATAAAATTTGGATCTAGGATCGATATTTTTCTACCAACCGACGCCGAAATTTTGGTTAACCTGGAGGATAAAACCGTAGGATCTGAAACACCTATCGCACGGTTAAAGTAA
- a CDS encoding phosphatidate cytidylyltransferase, with protein MSKLITRALSGALYVALVVGSVLTGAYGLYILGGLLLFFAIKEGGDLVKFNGPKAILIVPGLILYNFLVLNRLLELNVPSELWMILLPFFYGVILLTKAESGAQWASKQSFLFLYIVFPVSLFVPLYSQLEISHSGLLILYVFITIWANDTFAYLSGSALGKHKIWPAVSPGKSWEGFAGGFVASLVVGYIAGLNFSILTIGEGLIFGGLISLFATIGDFFESALKRHAGVKDSGNILPGHGGILDRIDSILFVIPAVFAYLLLLQKITF; from the coding sequence TTGTCGAAACTTATTACCCGTGCTCTAAGTGGTGCCTTGTATGTTGCACTTGTTGTTGGTTCTGTCTTAACGGGAGCGTATGGGTTATACATCCTTGGTGGCCTTTTGCTTTTCTTTGCAATAAAAGAGGGGGGGGATTTGGTTAAATTCAATGGCCCCAAAGCTATTTTGATTGTTCCAGGGTTGATTTTGTACAATTTTCTTGTGCTAAACCGACTGCTAGAGCTCAATGTGCCATCCGAATTGTGGATGATATTGCTTCCATTTTTTTATGGAGTAATCTTACTTACCAAGGCTGAATCTGGAGCTCAATGGGCAAGTAAACAGTCTTTCCTATTTCTGTACATTGTCTTCCCTGTATCGTTATTTGTACCATTATATTCTCAACTAGAGATTTCCCATTCAGGACTATTAATCCTTTATGTTTTCATTACAATTTGGGCTAATGATACTTTCGCCTATTTGTCAGGGTCTGCATTGGGTAAGCATAAAATTTGGCCTGCAGTCTCTCCAGGTAAATCTTGGGAAGGATTTGCTGGTGGTTTTGTCGCTTCTTTGGTTGTTGGTTATATAGCTGGATTAAATTTTAGCATCCTTACTATAGGTGAGGGCCTTATATTTGGAGGGCTAATTTCATTGTTCGCTACGATTGGAGATTTCTTTGAATCGGCATTAAAACGCCATGCTGGCGTTAAGGATTCTGGAAATATCCTACCTGGTCATGGTGGAATTTTAGATAGAATAGATTCTATTCTATTTGTAATACCTGCTGTATTTGCATATTTACTATTACTTCAGAAAATTACCTTTTAG
- the ftsH gene encoding ATP-dependent zinc metalloprotease FtsH: MAKNKDSEKNQYKKVKERLGGSAPKNGGKGQGPKKPYNFYWIYAVVLVVLVAVNVFNVSSGLVNTTYSDFKEMAESGDVRKVVVFNEKTAEVTLTKEALEKEKYKKKIKPPLIGGVNTGPHYTFNLPPGKDVVSEELERFRSESKIETVDYQTREDWGKDLIQWLLFLGIIIAFWVIIMRRVSGGGGPGGQIFNFGKSRAQVFEKGKSTNVTFADVAGLDEAKEEVQEIVEFLKNPKKYTDLGAKIPKGALLVGPPGTGKTLLAKAVAGEAKVPFFSLSGSDFVEMFVGVGASRVRDLFKQAKEKAPCIIFIDEIDAIGRARGKNVNVGSNDERENTLNQLLTEMDGFGTNSGVILLAATNRADVLDRALLRAGRFDRQIYVDMPDLNERKSIFKVHLRPIKVSEEVDVNFLAKQTPGFSGADIANVCNEAALIGARRNKKLVDKQDFLDAVDRIIGGLEKKNKIITPKEKETIAFHEAGHATVSWLLEHASPLVKVTIVPRGQSLGAAWYLPEERQITTRAQILDEMAAALGGRAAEDIVFGEISTGALSDLEKVTKQAYAMVKIYGLNDKIGNISFYDRQQEYQFQKPYSEETARVMDHEVHEIIEGQYKRAKDLLSKHQAELEKLAKKLLEKEVIFKEDLEEIFGKRPWQSSQDDADINGEKVVAVDQQGDKIAGKSKDNPEEESAAPVPKDDNTSTDQ, from the coding sequence ATGGCTAAGAATAAAGATTCTGAAAAGAACCAATATAAGAAGGTGAAGGAAAGACTAGGTGGTTCGGCTCCTAAAAATGGAGGCAAAGGTCAAGGACCTAAAAAACCATATAATTTTTATTGGATTTACGCTGTGGTACTTGTAGTACTGGTAGCTGTAAATGTATTTAATGTATCTAGCGGATTGGTGAATACCACCTACAGCGATTTTAAAGAAATGGCTGAAAGTGGAGATGTTAGGAAAGTGGTTGTTTTTAATGAGAAAACTGCGGAGGTAACATTAACCAAGGAGGCTCTTGAGAAAGAGAAATACAAAAAGAAAATTAAGCCACCACTTATTGGTGGAGTGAATACAGGACCTCATTATACCTTTAATCTTCCACCTGGAAAAGATGTTGTATCTGAAGAGCTGGAGCGATTTAGATCAGAGTCTAAAATTGAAACTGTAGATTACCAAACACGTGAAGACTGGGGTAAAGACCTTATTCAATGGCTATTATTCCTTGGGATTATTATAGCGTTTTGGGTAATCATAATGCGCCGTGTTTCTGGTGGAGGTGGTCCAGGAGGACAAATCTTTAACTTCGGGAAAAGTCGTGCTCAAGTTTTTGAGAAAGGTAAAAGCACTAATGTAACCTTTGCAGATGTTGCGGGACTAGATGAGGCTAAAGAAGAGGTTCAGGAAATTGTAGAGTTCCTTAAGAACCCTAAAAAATATACCGACTTAGGAGCGAAAATTCCAAAAGGAGCATTACTAGTAGGACCTCCGGGTACCGGTAAAACCTTACTGGCGAAAGCCGTTGCCGGAGAGGCTAAGGTTCCCTTCTTCTCTTTGTCTGGTTCCGATTTTGTTGAAATGTTTGTTGGAGTTGGAGCAAGTAGAGTTAGAGACTTGTTTAAGCAGGCTAAGGAAAAAGCCCCCTGTATAATTTTTATTGATGAGATCGATGCTATTGGTAGAGCCCGTGGAAAAAATGTAAACGTGGGATCTAACGACGAGCGAGAAAATACCCTTAACCAACTACTAACCGAGATGGATGGTTTTGGTACAAATTCTGGGGTAATATTACTTGCCGCAACCAACAGGGCTGACGTACTAGATAGAGCATTATTAAGAGCAGGACGCTTTGATCGCCAGATCTATGTTGATATGCCCGATTTAAATGAGCGGAAGTCTATTTTTAAGGTGCATTTAAGACCAATTAAGGTTTCTGAAGAGGTGGATGTAAACTTCTTGGCAAAACAAACACCTGGATTTTCAGGTGCGGATATTGCCAATGTATGTAACGAAGCTGCTTTAATTGGAGCAAGACGAAACAAAAAGCTTGTTGATAAACAAGATTTCCTGGATGCCGTAGATAGAATTATTGGTGGTTTAGAGAAGAAAAATAAAATCATTACCCCTAAGGAGAAGGAAACTATAGCCTTTCATGAGGCAGGTCACGCTACCGTGAGTTGGTTATTAGAGCATGCATCACCTTTGGTTAAGGTTACTATTGTTCCTAGGGGACAAAGTTTAGGTGCGGCTTGGTATCTTCCAGAGGAGAGACAGATAACCACACGTGCACAAATTTTGGATGAAATGGCCGCTGCGCTTGGAGGTAGAGCTGCAGAGGATATTGTTTTTGGAGAAATCTCTACGGGAGCACTTTCCGACCTTGAAAAGGTGACGAAACAGGCCTATGCAATGGTTAAGATTTATGGATTGAATGATAAAATTGGAAATATTTCATTCTACGACCGTCAGCAAGAATATCAGTTCCAAAAGCCTTATTCAGAGGAAACGGCACGGGTTATGGACCACGAGGTGCACGAAATAATCGAAGGCCAATATAAAAGAGCAAAGGATTTACTTTCCAAGCATCAAGCAGAATTAGAAAAGCTCGCTAAAAAGCTGTTGGAGAAAGAAGTAATCTTTAAGGAAGATTTGGAGGAGATTTTTGGAAAACGACCTTGGCAATCATCGCAGGATGATGCGGATATTAATGGTGAAAAGGTAGTAGCTGTGGATCAGCAGGGAGATAAAATTGCTGGAAAATCTAAAGATAATCCAGAAGAAGAAAGTGCGGCCCCAGTGCCAAAGGATGATAATACATCCACAGATCAATAA
- the rsfS gene encoding ribosome silencing factor, which translates to MPDKEIKKLPAIVQSAIKGIQDVKGNDIVYINLSKLEHRCCDHFIVCHGNSNTQVSAIANAVEFETREELNLRPIHREGIANAEWALLDYGELVVHIFHRDKRLHYNIEELWSDGELLKIEDEVEV; encoded by the coding sequence ATGCCCGATAAAGAAATAAAAAAATTACCTGCCATCGTGCAATCGGCAATAAAGGGAATTCAAGACGTAAAAGGAAACGATATCGTTTACATCAATCTCTCCAAATTAGAACATCGTTGTTGCGATCATTTCATTGTTTGTCACGGAAATTCTAATACTCAAGTTAGTGCTATAGCCAACGCTGTGGAGTTCGAAACTAGGGAAGAATTAAATTTGAGACCCATCCACAGAGAAGGAATTGCGAATGCAGAATGGGCGCTATTGGATTATGGCGAATTGGTGGTGCATATTTTTCACCGCGATAAGAGATTGCATTATAACATTGAAGAGTTGTGGTCGGATGGCGAACTCTTAAAAATTGAAGACGAAGTAGAGGTTTAA
- a CDS encoding biotin--[acetyl-CoA-carboxylase] ligase, with translation MKNILFLTEVNSTNNYAANLLREANTAEPTAIMTFNQVSGRGQRGNSWLCAPNKDMACSFIAFPNIPSKSAPIWSMWFSNWVISFFKDLGIENAKIKWPNDIVVDFKKLSGILIENQIQGKNISSSILGIGINVNSNTEVPEGATSLIQLLGKEFNLVELGTKMTASLLDSLPFFSVEREDQIRKLYYKNLLGFNGVLRYKHHIMGEIEGKIKGVNASGMLILECITPIQKEILCDIKEVQLLTNRE, from the coding sequence TTGAAAAATATTTTATTCCTTACCGAGGTTAACTCTACCAACAATTATGCTGCCAATTTGTTGAGGGAGGCTAATACGGCAGAGCCAACTGCAATAATGACATTTAATCAGGTAAGTGGCCGAGGGCAGCGTGGTAATTCGTGGCTTTGTGCGCCAAATAAGGACATGGCCTGCAGTTTTATAGCTTTTCCCAATATCCCGTCTAAATCGGCACCTATTTGGTCGATGTGGTTTAGTAACTGGGTCATTTCTTTTTTTAAAGATTTAGGAATTGAGAATGCAAAAATTAAATGGCCAAACGATATTGTGGTCGATTTCAAAAAACTCAGCGGGATTCTGATTGAAAATCAAATACAGGGAAAAAATATTTCCTCAAGTATACTCGGTATTGGAATTAATGTTAACAGTAACACCGAAGTTCCTGAGGGTGCTACAAGTCTAATTCAGCTTTTAGGAAAGGAATTTAACCTAGTTGAACTGGGAACAAAAATGACGGCTTCCCTCTTAGATTCTCTTCCTTTTTTCTCGGTAGAGAGGGAGGACCAGATAAGAAAGTTGTATTATAAAAACCTACTAGGATTTAATGGTGTACTTAGGTATAAACACCATATTATGGGAGAAATAGAGGGGAAAATAAAAGGGGTTAACGCATCCGGAATGTTAATCTTAGAATGCATAACCCCAATTCAAAAAGAAATTCTTTGCGATATTAAAGAAGTACAGCTCTTAACTAACCGTGAATAG
- the pyrE gene encoding orotate phosphoribosyltransferase, which yields MKEGNESELKVAEFLLKIKAVQLNPENPFTWASGWKSPIYCDNRKILSHHSIRTYVRQEMVKKIEAEFSQPDCIAGVATGGIPLGVLVAQELGLPFVYIRSKAKEHGAKKRIEGEIHEGAKVIVIEDLISTGNSSLSAVEALRDENVDVRGLVAVFDYGFELAKKNFKAHECKYFSLCNYETLIHQAIETNYIRPEQKETLMEWRMSPDNWKGK from the coding sequence ATGAAAGAGGGTAACGAGTCGGAGCTGAAAGTAGCTGAATTTCTTCTTAAAATCAAAGCGGTACAGTTAAATCCGGAAAATCCTTTTACTTGGGCTTCCGGTTGGAAATCTCCAATTTACTGCGACAATAGAAAAATTCTTTCTCACCACAGTATTAGAACCTATGTTCGACAAGAGATGGTAAAAAAAATAGAGGCAGAGTTTTCTCAGCCTGATTGTATTGCTGGGGTTGCCACAGGTGGAATTCCTTTAGGAGTTTTGGTTGCTCAAGAATTGGGCTTACCGTTTGTTTACATCCGTAGCAAAGCCAAAGAACATGGTGCTAAGAAGAGAATTGAAGGCGAAATCCATGAAGGTGCCAAAGTAATCGTAATCGAAGATTTGATTTCTACAGGTAACAGTTCTTTAAGTGCAGTTGAAGCATTGAGAGATGAAAATGTGGACGTACGTGGGTTGGTAGCGGTTTTCGATTATGGATTTGAGCTTGCCAAAAAGAACTTTAAAGCACACGAGTGTAAATACTTTAGCTTGTGCAACTACGAAACACTTATCCATCAAGCAATAGAAACTAATTACATAAGACCGGAGCAAAAGGAAACTTTGATGGAGTGGAGAATGAGCCCGGATAATTGGAAAGGGAAATAG
- a CDS encoding NUDIX hydrolase, with product MEQMYKVFINGNPLVITNRASLFEQKKAVKKLVFTKKSSLENAIKTHLTDKDQLLWIYAYDIEQCWMIFQDLFKNISAGGGLVRNEKGELLFIYRRKKWDLPKGKTEKGESISETAIREVEEECGINVALSDSEIFKTTYHVYFEKGKPILKTSHWFLMDLLPESTEPIPQEEEEIEKVSWFHPENLSIVYRNSFFNIIDLCQHYCEQMEIKTIG from the coding sequence ATGGAGCAAATGTATAAAGTTTTCATCAATGGAAACCCTTTAGTGATAACTAACAGGGCTAGTTTATTTGAGCAAAAAAAAGCCGTAAAAAAATTGGTTTTTACCAAAAAAAGTTCTTTAGAAAATGCAATTAAGACGCATCTAACAGATAAAGATCAATTACTTTGGATTTACGCTTATGATATAGAACAATGTTGGATGATTTTCCAAGATCTATTTAAAAACATAAGTGCTGGGGGAGGATTGGTGAGGAATGAAAAAGGAGAACTTCTTTTCATCTATCGACGAAAAAAGTGGGATCTTCCTAAGGGTAAAACCGAAAAAGGGGAATCTATCTCAGAGACGGCTATACGCGAAGTTGAGGAGGAATGTGGGATAAATGTGGCCCTATCTGATTCGGAAATATTTAAAACCACTTACCATGTGTATTTTGAAAAGGGCAAACCCATTTTAAAAACCTCACATTGGTTCTTAATGGATTTATTACCAGAGAGTACCGAACCTATCCCTCAAGAGGAGGAGGAAATAGAAAAGGTTTCCTGGTTTCATCCAGAAAACCTTTCCATAGTTTATAGAAATTCGTTTTTTAACATTATCGACCTTTGCCAGCACTATTGCGAGCAAATGGAAATTAAAACGATAGGTTAA